From Virgibacillus ihumii, the proteins below share one genomic window:
- a CDS encoding 3-hydroxybutyrate dehydrogenase encodes MSQELQQKVAFITGAASGIGLEIAQEFSKQGATVVISDLKDEAAQQAANQLTEKGYEALATVCDVTNEEQLTKAIDKTVETYGRLDIVVNNAGLQHVSAIENFPTEKFELMQKIMVTAPFMAIKKVFPIMRKQGYGRIINMASINGVIGFAGKAAYNSAKHGLIGLSKVAALEGAADGITVNALCPGYVDTPLVRNQLQEIADTRDIPVEKVMEEVIYPLVPQHRLLDVQEIADYAVFIASEKAKGITGQAVILDGGYTAQ; translated from the coding sequence ATGAGTCAGGAATTGCAGCAAAAAGTTGCGTTTATAACAGGTGCTGCCAGCGGAATCGGCCTGGAGATCGCCCAGGAATTTTCCAAACAGGGTGCAACAGTGGTTATTTCCGATTTAAAAGATGAAGCGGCACAACAAGCTGCCAACCAGCTGACCGAAAAAGGCTACGAAGCACTCGCCACTGTCTGTGATGTTACCAATGAAGAACAATTGACAAAAGCCATTGATAAAACCGTTGAAACCTATGGACGGCTTGATATTGTGGTTAATAATGCCGGGTTACAGCATGTATCCGCTATCGAAAATTTCCCGACTGAAAAATTCGAACTCATGCAGAAAATAATGGTTACCGCACCATTCATGGCAATCAAAAAAGTATTTCCGATTATGCGAAAACAAGGGTACGGCCGCATTATCAACATGGCATCAATCAACGGTGTCATCGGCTTTGCCGGAAAAGCTGCTTACAACAGTGCCAAGCACGGGTTGATCGGACTGTCAAAAGTAGCGGCATTGGAAGGTGCTGCTGACGGAATCACAGTCAATGCACTCTGCCCGGGCTATGTTGATACACCGCTTGTCCGAAATCAGCTGCAGGAAATTGCCGATACACGGGACATCCCGGTTGAAAAAGTCATGGAGGAAGTAATTTATCCGCTCGTCCCGCAGCACCGGCTGCTGGACGTCCAGGAAATTGCCGATTACGCCGTCTTTATCGCCAGCGAAAAAGCAAAGGGCATCACAGGCCAGGCTGTAATTTTGGACGGCGGATATACAGCACAGTGA